Genomic DNA from Telopea speciosissima isolate NSW1024214 ecotype Mountain lineage chromosome 2, Tspe_v1, whole genome shotgun sequence:
GATAACGACATAGAAACTtaaactcgagacctcctggtaaGCATAGGCATAAAGTGCATCACAACCCACCAACTGTGTTAGGCAACTGTTGCTCACCCAAATAAATATCTGCCATATGGCATATTAAATTTTGTGTTTGGGACTATTCGATTGGATAACGTGACCAAATAAGGCTTTAAATGTCTTTTAGAGAGTCAAACTTTTATAGACATAGTTAAAACAAATGGCCGGATACttaaaaattaaagggaaatttGAAATACAAGGGACTGTAAGATTCATTAtggctttgaaatttgacaaccAGCCAATCCAAACTGTACTCCATTATTCAACAATTGGATATGGCAAAAAATTGTTCTGTTGTATAGAACCCTTTTACCCAATAAAACAAAATGGTTCAGACCAATTTGCATTTTCGAATACCTTGTGTTTTATTATTACTTAAAAATTTGTTGATCTCGTCTGACTTTTCTGACAAATATACGAACCTCTCCTATGTTTTTTGTAATAACTTAAAGGAaaacagttttctgtacggaagtgtggcttacgccaacactcccatagGGGAGtagagaaatagactcatgggagtactggcataggccacacttccgaacagagaactttttcccttactTATTTCCTGTACTTTACAAACTTCATTGCACTTAGTCCGTCCACTAGTATTTTAAGGTTAGGTAACGGCTAaatttaaaaatcattttttattaatcatACTACCAGTACCCTTGATGGAGTTGATGTTACCTATTTGCCCCCTTAAGGAAGTTACCCTTTTGCCCTTAATGAAATGCTAACTCAAACCTAGTCCCATGGTCATCTTCTACCTACCCTGAAACCTCTCAACTCAGCCCTAACCTGCAAATCTGATCAATCCACCCACCGGCCATCGCGCAAAAAGAACGgaatgaaagaaaacaaaggtgTTCGACCAAAGTCTAAAGACGACCTGCAAATCCgatcttttctttgtttgtaaATTCTTCAGTTGCAGTTTCAGTGGTGTTCGATCGAAGTCCAGAGACGACCCCAAGCAAGTTGCAAAACCTCGGTGAGTTATAATTAAGGGTCAAATTGAATCCTTGATTGTGAAATTTCTTTCACATGGCTTCTTTCCTTTTCAGTGGATTTGGTGATGTGGAGAGATGTATCATAATCAGCTTTTGTATTTGGAGTATTCTTCCtgctctcttccttctctcaccAAAGATTTCAATTTTAGGTACAAACAAGCCATAGAAATAGTAATTCTCATTTAATCTCCAGTTTCAAACAATGCCCATTACTTATTTCTGTTGATTCTTTCTTTGTCCAGCTTGATTTCTGCAATTTCCTACATGGGTCTTGTGTATCTTGCTGCAATCTTTTTCTATAAATCAATTCTTTGCAGGTAAACCTCCCAAACTGATAAATTTTCTGATAAAAAGAAGTTTTACCATTTTTAAGTCTCtctaattctcttcttttcacttggagaaaccaaaaaatatcAGGGTAGCTACAGATATGGATGATTCAAACAAGGAATATATAGTGGGGGGAACAAGAAGCAATGTGGGTACTAAAACTGTTCCTTAATTGAATGAGTTTTTGTTAAAACTCAGAAGCATCTTCTCTGGCGACCCTGCCACAACGATGAAGgtaatctctttttctctctttcagaaagtaaaataaaagagaataattACTAAAGAAAGTAGAAACTGTGACAATGGCAGCTGGCAAGGTTTATATTGCGTGGTAGCAGAGGGGTGAGGGCGGGTGAGGTtgcaggaaaaagaaagaagaaaaataagagagtGGGGGTTGCAGCCTGTGTGGATGGGGTTGTAGAGGGATGGGGGTAGGACGGCAGGTGggtttgcaggaggaagaagaagaaagggaaatggTGCATTGATGTTGATCCTTTATAagcaagggcattttggtcacagTAGATTTTTCATTAACACCGTTAACGGACTGGGATTAAATGCaataaagtttgaaaagtaGGAGGTTCGATTAATTGTCAGAATTGCAAAGGATATCCACGTATTTGTCAGAAAGACTACGAAAGGTctgagtaatttactcaaattTGTTGGACAAAGTGAGTTACCTGAATCCAAACTGATCCAAATATAGTGGtagaggggagaggggggggggggagggaagtaTGTGTTGGGCTCACCACTCACGTTCACATACGAGAACAATTCACAACCGTTCAAATGGAATCCACCATGTGgcaatcacacaaaccacatgccaatcccaaaaagtttattattttttgtatttaaaattttgagggGCAGTTAGAAATTTGCTTTAAAGGTTAGCCATAGAAGAgaaatttttcacttttttcatatagaaaattgggaaattACAGAATACATTTAGCTATTTAAGGGACTGACAAAAgcatccccttttttttatatttgttggtAATACAAAATATTCCATCTATATAAATTCAAACACCCTCCACTCCTTGCAGAAAACCCAACTcattcctctttctatttcaattcCATAATGATGCATCCCATGCTGTTGCTTGGAATTCTAATATTTGCATACTTTAGTGTAagaaaatttctgtttttctattttccatTCATTTCAATTTGGTTATTGCTTGTCCCTGGCTATTTTATCTCTCTTATTTGGTCATTATCTTTTCCCTATGAAATCGCAGGGTTCTCAACAATCTGAAAATGCCTTCTTACAATACTGGGAAGAGCATATTGGTCTTCCACACCCTCCACATTGGTTAGCTGCAAAGGCTTCTCCATTAAGCCCCCAACAGACGGCAGCATTTATGAAACTTATGAAGAAAAATGAATTATCTTCTCATTTGCGTTTGTTTTGTAAGCAGGCTAATATTGCTTGTTCTACACATGCGCTCGCGAAGAAGACAACGGATAACACAACCCTACCACCAATAGCTCAATGGAATATTGCCAAAGTGACATATGATTATCCAAACAAAACACCCTTGTTGGTTGCCAGACAAGGGGGATTGCCATATTTCCGGGAGTCAATGGTGAAAGAGGGAGGTTTCATACCTATCCCTGATCTAAGAGACCCAATGTCATATAAATCATTCTTGCCGCGATCTTTGGCAtcaaaaatcccattttccttTCTCCGGATTATGGAATTGAAGAATCTTTTTGGTGTGGTGGATGAATCAATCATGGATGAGTATATTCAAGACACCCTCAAGGTATGTAAGAAGAATCCCATTCGAGGTGAGCAGACCACCTGTGCAACTTCCGCCGAGGATCTCATTAATTTTGTTGTCAAGAAATTAGGGAACCGTGTACGTGTATGGAGTACTGAGAGCGTCGAAGGATCTTATGAGAATGTCTCAATTGGAGCTGTGAAACTCATCCATGGAAACCTTTCCGAACCGCCAGCCTTGTGTCATAGTCAGCCATTTCCATTTCAAGTCTATTATTGCCATATTTTACAGAAAGTAAAAGTATATGTAGTTGATATACATGCTGAGAAGAAAGTGAATCATGCGATCATGGCATGTCACTATGACACATCAACTTGGAATCCAAACCATCTTGCTTTTAAGCTTTTGGGCTTTGGCCCAGGCCTAATGGAAGTCTGTCATTGGATAAATGAGAATGGAGTCATCTGGACAAAGACTCAAGGTTGAGCAgcatttgaagatttgattatCTTCTAGTTATGTTGTTTGTGCTATATTATTGCTTAATTATGCTATTTAAAGGATAAATAATGACTTAAAGtttcaatataatttttttcaattattcaGCCTAATATATGGATGAAAACCTTAAATCAAAAGATGTTTGTCCTGCATCCTGCCCTTCTTTCATCCCGTATAATGTCACAATttagtatttgtttttttttttttttggggtggggatGAATAGACtttatgaaaagaaagaaagaattacaATATCCAGAGGGACAagaataaggaagccataggaaAACTAAAAAACAAGAAGGGAGACAAAAGACTAAATAAGCCTTATTTGAAGGCCTCATGAGGAAACAATATGCCTATTCTTAGCACAATTTGGAGCTGAAGTTTGAAGATGGTTGATCTTAGTCTTAATATCAAAGGTGATTGAGCTCCAGATTTACTTAAAGGAacgagaaaaagaagaacaccTCCTcagatttctctcccaccaaatgtGATAAATAGATGCACAAAACACCATCTTGATTGCGAAGTCACAGATTGAGTCAGCCTTGAACTCCTTCTTAATCCATCTTCATTCGCCTTCAAAGGAAGGTAGAGGACTATGGACAAAGACTGAGTCAAGGCTCTCCATGTAATAAAACTATGTCTAAGAATATGGTGCTTGAACCACACCACCGTTGATGCAACCACCCTACGGGTTTGCTTGAAGACGGATCAGGAAAGTACTTCTCTTCTtatatataaaccaaaaattCTGGTAGATTGACCTCCGAGTagtattttgatgataactttTCACTAAAATATCAGAAGATGATGATTCAAAAGGGGTTTtaagaaagacaaaaagggaTACGTCTTTGGTGTTGTCGGTTTTTTCTGACTCTGCTCATAAAGTGGGTAAAATGGACAACGGACTGCTGATTTACAAGTCCGAATCTGGTTAAGGGTTTCTTTGTTGCTAAGAATGATAGCAAACTATGGGTATGAGATTTAAAGATAAAAATGTTAGGTTAAAGGCTAATAAAAGTTCTGGAATTGAGGTTAAGAGGATGGTAAAGCAAAGTAGagtggagagaaaatagaaatacaAAATAACTTCAAGAGACCTATAGTCTTTAAGGTGATCTTTGAAGGGGAAAATGTTCGACTCTTCAAGGTTGAAGGTGCTAGCTCTTCTAGGGTGCAAAAAGGGAAGACCCTACTCTTCTAGGAAGGGGAAGCTGTTCAAGATTTTTTAGGTTCTTATATGATGCTAGAGGCAACTTGGAATGTCATTAACAATAAAAAACTAGATGCTTATATAGAGAAGTTGacatctatttataggggtCTCCTTGTGGCTTTAGTAATATCAACCACTAAAAACAACCACTACTAATCTCACTAACATAGGTTACCTCAACATTGGTTCCACATGgaccaatttcaaaattttttgagaaataaagaaaataaaaaaagtaggAGATGGTTGAAATCCTCAAGGTTCTTGATACAATTCCCCACACATTGATACTATCTACTAGGTTAAAGGAGACAAGTCACAAGAAAAACTTTGTAGGAGTTCAAGAGAGTGCATGAGAGAATGAACCTTTGAGAAAGTGCTTCATAGAGGAGATCAAGAGGGAAGAAAAACCAAGGTTGCCTAGTCATCATGCACTAAGGAAGCTCTAAAGGCATTGTAGAGTTTCTCTACTAACAAGGCTTTAATTGATCTTGGGATAGATTTTTTAAGTTGGTTGGGACTGGCCATATATGGGTTGGTTCTTGGCCTTGACTAGGCCTTGAGCCTTGTGGACTTGATGGGTTTGGGCCTGCATCAACCTTCCACCATTGGACAGAGGTCCGAgaaaagatttgaagaagaaagaacccattgaaccaCATCCTCAGTACCAGGAGCAACTAATGGGAATGATATACAACTGGTCCCAAACATAAGCAAGACGTGCTGAAATCGGAGGATGTAGGTTCGAAGAGCCATTTGATATGATAGAAGACACAAGGGCCATCCTGTCAGAGCCTACATCGTAATTGATTCTTTCCCCAAATTGCAAGAGAAAAACACTGCTTGAGTGTCAATTATAAATCCAAAGTTGGGTGGAGGATCCATCCCCTATCTTGCTTTTGATAGCATCAATTGCCACAGATCTAATCTTAAGCACCTTTCTCCAAGACCAGCTCGCGTTTAAGGCACAAGAAACAGTCCACAGAGAATCTGTTTTGAGGTATTTAGAATACACCAAATTGATccataaaccctaaatcttcTAAGTAATCCTCCAAATAAGCTTTAAGAGACCCACTTTGTTCATTTCTTTAACCCTTCTCAAACCAAGacccccttctttctttggaagATACACTGAGGCCCAACTCTTTGTATGAAGGAATTTGTTACTATCCCCCCCCTTTCCAAATAAAAGCACTCCTTAGAGCCTCAGTTTTCTTGCTAATagaacctagggttccaaaaactCCTATCCAATAAATGTACGAAGCTTGCATGATAGATCTAATCAATCCCAACCTCCCTGCAAAGGATAGAAGCCTACTTTTCCTTAGTTGAAGCCGCTTTTTCAACCTATCCAAAATAGGGGTCAAATGATGCACCGAGAGCCTAGAGGAGATGAGAGGAAGACCTAGATATGAGATGGGCAAACAACCAATCTCACACTCCACAATAGACTTAAGTTGCTCTTTCACATCAATAGGAACTTCTATAATGAAGATCAGGGGTTTGAGAGGATTTATAGTCAAGTCAGACATCCTGGAGAAGACTAAGAGCATCCATAATAGCAAAGATCGGCATAACAGAGACTCAAGAGAAAATGAATGAGTCAACTTCATGACTTACACTTGAGAAGAGGATCCAACAATAATTGATCAACTTCTACTTGAGGCAAGCAAAGAGGCAATTAAAGTGAATAGCAGAGGGGAGAGTAGGCCACCTTGCCTTTTACCCCTCAATGGAGCAAAGAATCCATAGGGGTGCCATTCACTAACACAGACATTTGGACTGAGGAGAGACATAGATGAATCCAATGTACGAAGTACAGGGAGAAGTTCTATTGAGGTTTTGCTGTCTTGATTTCTGATGATGGACTGCTGTGTGGAGCCTCcagactatatgggtatttcagtAAATTTCCTGTATAGTGTTTCGCTATAGATTTGTAAcaagagttctttctctgtattgtAAATCTGAGAGAGTTGTGAGGAACGAGCAACTGTAgtcctattctccattgatagtgaaacagatctcatctcaccgtggacgtaggcaaccttgccgaaccatgtaaatctttgtgcgcattgtgtgattgtgtttgcaatttccattcttccttgcatcgtgttaggttttacaAAGTTCATCCTATCCATTATTCTAGCAATGAACTCCCATCTCACATGATTGAATGCCTTCATAATATCCAACTTTAACAAAGTTGACAGGGGCATTTGATCTTCCAAGACCACAAACTATCTCATTGCAAAGCAAAATATTCTTAGAAATACTTCTACCAGAAATAAAAGCAGATTGATTGCTGCTAACAAGATCTCCAACAACTGACTTCAATCTATTGGCCATCACCTTTGCAATGAATTTATAAAGAACATTATTAAGAGAAATGGGCCTAAAGTAACTGACCTTGGAAGCTCCTTCAAACTTGGGAATGAGAATAATGAAAGTCTGGTTGTTATACTTAATAAAATTAGGGTAGAAAAAGAAGCTCTTGATGGCCTTAATGAGTTCATTCTCAATGGCATCCCAAGAAGCTTTGAAGAAGCCCATATTGAATCCATCCGGCTTCGGGGCCTTATGCACTTTGTGAGAGTTTATCACAACCAATATTTCTTCATTAGAAGGTATGGTAACAAGGAAAGTTCTTTGCTCTTGAGAAACTCTACCAAAACAAAGATGAGGAGAAATTTCATCTACAGGCTccagagaaagaggagagaaaagagttTGGAAATGGGAGAGCACTTCAGATTTGATGGCGGCCGGGTCATACAAAACACTTCCCTTGATGAAAAAAATGCCGTATTGGAATCTCCTTGAGTCAACAAATTCTCCCTAGATTTTTGCTTGAAGAACATTTGCTCTTGGTGCATCAAAAGGCCCTTCGGCAATTCACTTCTCTTTCGAAGGAAGTAAAGAATTATCCCTCTCCACCTGCAACCTCacttgaatggaatgaagaatCTCTTTGTGCTCTTTGACTTTGAGAGATATATTACCAAAACCAGATATGTTCCAGTTTTTCAACACCTGTTTAACTGATTTCAGCTTCATGGCAAAACCCTTAATAGGGTAATTAAGATGATACCTAGAATTATTATTCTAGGCATTCCTCACTAATTTTGAAACTCAGCACAAAAGGCCGCCATATCAAAAAACTTGAATGGCTATGGGTCAAAAGAAATATAAGGGGCAAGCTTGATGATAACCGGAGAATGATCTGAGATCCttgccaaatcaaaataaacagTAGAAGAGGGGAAGATATTTAACTAGCTTGAATTTATAAGCACCCTACTTATCTTACATTGAACCCTAGAATCGCCAATTCTCGTGTTCGACCAAGAATATTTAACACATGGCCAATGCAAATTAATCACATTTATA
This window encodes:
- the LOC122649868 gene encoding polygalacturonase non-catalytic subunit AroGP3-like, with product MHPMLLLGILIFAYFSGSQQSENAFLQYWEEHIGLPHPPHWLAAKASPLSPQQTAAFMKLMKKNELSSHLRLFCKQANIACSTHALAKKTTDNTTLPPIAQWNIAKVTYDYPNKTPLLVARQGGLPYFRESMVKEGGFIPIPDLRDPMSYKSFLPRSLASKIPFSFLRIMELKNLFGVVDESIMDEYIQDTLKVCKKNPIRGEQTTCATSAEDLINFVVKKLGNRVRVWSTESVEGSYENVSIGAVKLIHGNLSEPPALCHSQPFPFQVYYCHILQKVKVYVVDIHAEKKVNHAIMACHYDTSTWNPNHLAFKLLGFGPGLMEVCHWINENGVIWTKTQG